In Pelodiscus sinensis isolate JC-2024 chromosome 19, ASM4963464v1, whole genome shotgun sequence, the DNA window CAGGAATCTCTGAGCACCAACCACGCTGCTTTTAAGACTCAAAGTCTGTTTAGCAGGGAAATCTCCAAGGGAATCTAAACTTTACAAATTTATTTTCCTCTACGATTCCAAACTGTTTCCTTATTCAGCATTTGCTCCCTCCATGCTGGCAGCCTGTATTGTTAACATGGGGGTTGCTCTGGGGATGGAAAAATGCAAACATACTGGCTTATTAATGTAGGAATAGGAGGATCAGGGCTTTGTGAATGTTGCTTTGCTCAGGAAAGCTAGAGCTGGGCCTGTATACTGGATTCTATTATAGAGCTGCTCAGAACTACACGCACACTGGATTGGAATTGTAGGGTACAGAGAACCAAGCTGGGATGTCAAAGGCTGACCCTTGCTCCACAGCGCCAGGGCCTGGGTGAGGAATCACGGCATGAGAGTTGCCCCAGCACCTGGCAATGATAGGCATGCATACTTGAGGGTACTCAAGTTTTGTAGGGTTCAGACTTTGCCAATCCACAGCTCTGGCTGGATGTGGACACTCAAACCCTGACTTGCATGGTGGGAAGGGGACACAGGCCCTAGGCTGGTAGGGGACAAGCCTGAGTCTAAGAGTGTCAGCACTGGGAGGCCCTGGGTCCATGGGGAGTTCAGGGGGAGGACTGTGTTCTTGAGGTGGACAGCACGGGGGGTGCTGAGTccgtgaggggaggggctgggactttGGGGagcaccacggggggggggggctcttggtccgtgaggggaggggctgggactttGGGGGGCCCCACGGGGGGAGGCTCTTggtccgtggggggaggggctgggactttGGGGGGCACCACGGGGGGAGGCTCTTggtccgtggggggaggggctgggactttGGGGGGCCCCACGGGGGGAGGCTCTTggtccgtggggggaggggctgggactttGGGGGGCCCCACGGGGGGGGCTTTGCGCCCGttggcaggagggggcggggttgggggcagcgagggggggcgggggggtacgGTGGCCCACAGGACGAGGCGCCCGCGCGGGCACTCACGAAGAAGAGGTCCGGCTTCCCCGCGCCGCCAGCCACCGGCGCCTCCTCCAGCTCCGGCATCGCGCCAACGCCCGACGCTGCTCCCCGCACACCGACAACGACAGGCCCCGACGCGCGGCGATGACGCAAGCGACGCGCTCTCTTTGCGTCATAGAGCCAGCGGCCCGCGCGGGAGGAAAACCTAAGAAGGCCGCACTTCCGGTGAAACGCCACCTGCACGGCCCACTTCCGTCCGGGCGCCATCTTTACTCCGGCAATCGGGGCGTGGCTAGCCCGCCCCCCCGAACTCCTAGCCAACGGCCGAAGCTGTTACTCCTTGGTGGCCAATAAGCGTCGAGTTTGTTGTTGGGCGGGAGGTCGGACACGGCTGCGGCGGGCCCGGGCGGAAGTGGCTGCGGCGCAACGGGCAGGATGGGGGTAAAGTTGGAGGTGTTTCGGGTCAGTAACggagccttgggggagggggtgtagtGATCCGGGAAGCAGGTACATGGTGGGccgggccctgggcagggggaggggcaggccctgCTGTGTTCCCACATGGGCTGAGACTCCCTGCTCGGTGCCCCGGAAGGTCAGTCTCTGTCCCGCTACACGTGGTTGTTCCCCCTGGCGTGGTAGCCCAGCATGAGCTCTGCttgtgattccccccccccccccagtttggggtCCTGCCTGTGTCCCTTGGCGCTGGGTTGGAGTGTCCTGGTACCTGACGAGTTGGAGCCAAGGGGCCAGAATTGAGCATCTTGGAAGGCAAGGAAAGGGGAATCCAGCACTGGCTGCCTGTCCTGGGAGCTGGTACAGAGGTGGTTAAAACATTAAAACGGAAAATCCTCATTAGAAGCCATCCCtgagcagcaggagccagggctcTAGGTCAAAACAAAGAGTCCAGGCTGCTTGTCACAATCTGGCAGCCCAGTGGTACCCTTGGAGATGGGGCATCCCTTGGAGAGTAGCAGGCTCCAACATAGCATGAAGCACTGGGCAGCTCAACAGGAGGTTGGTAGAAATTTTTCCCCACTGTACCCCTTTTCTGTAGGGGTCATGTACCTTTGTGGTAGGAGAGGGATGGGACTCCACCATTGAGGCCCTGAGGAAGGAATGTCCTTGCAGTGAGTGAGCAGGATCTTATGTGGACTGCCTATGTTATGTCAATGTGTTTAAAATTTCAGCTCATGAAATTTTAAGGTACTGTTTGGCAAGTGTATAATACAGCTCCTGGAAACACATCTAGCCAGGTCCTTCCTTTCTTCTTAAAGGGAAAATATGTTGGCAACAGCCTTGGAAAATGCTGATGCTCCAAATGTGCGAGGTGTTTAACTTTCCCTTAGTTATTTCATGGACCCAGAGAAAAGGAGGACAGCTTAAAAagacagacacatgcacacaaagtTCCTGCAGAAACAGATTTTAATATGGCTTGATCAAACTTACACTTGCATAGCTATATTGGtcaaggatgtgtgtgtgtgggggggaatcaTACCCcttatagggatgttaaactgcATTTAATTGCTAATTGATTAGTCAATGGACTTTCTAtccattagtcaataaggggggaaactgcagaggtgcagtgggattagctcctggccccagaagctaactctgctgcccctctgctttttaaatgtattaagagccgctaGGTGTTGTGGGAGGACCGGGTGTGAGCCgcgacagctgattcccagtcaTGCTTGGtatcagagcctggcagctctgaatacatttaaaaagcagaggggtAGTGTCTgggaccaggcacaagccaggaaGCAGTTGATTCCCGGCTTGCGACCGGTCCCCCACTATGCCTCTGCTGCCCCTTGTGGAGACAGTGCTCGGGGGAACtgtcttttaagccagttcctgttccctcccccagctgcctctgtctgatagaggcagcaagttgggggaAACAACTAGTCAAGTCaatactcaactagttgcttacatccctagcccctTCATGCCAGAGGTATGCCGATAAAACTCCCAGTGGAGAGGCAGCTATATTGATGAAAGAGAGCCTGTGTCAGCAGAGCTAACGTCTGGGGGGAGTTGATATTTCAACCCCAGCAGAAGAAGTCCTGTCACTGTGTGTTCCCTGTGTCCTAGGAGTTTTGCCGGCTTAGGGTCTGTGCTGAATTCATTGCCACATGTTTTGTGGGGGCTTTGCTTAACTGAGCTGTGCAATACTTGTGATTTCATGCCAGGCCTTTGTTTAAGGTGATCAAATAGTGCAGCTCAGCTCAGTGTTCCCCTTAATGTGGGTTATGTGttcctcctttcctctcttcctctGCAGATGGTTCTGTATTTGTCCTTCCCTGTTGCCATGTTCTGGATCTCCAACCAAGCAGAGTACTTCGAAGAATATGTCATCAAAAGGAAGGTGAGCATGCTGTTCTCTGGGAGGCGAGTGCAAGCTTTTGTGGAGGTACTATGTGGGGAGGACTCCAGGGTTGTTTCCAGCTCTAGGAGGGTAGTGTGAGCTAGTGGTTAGAATGAGGGGGGCGCGGGTTCAGTCAGAGCTCATGGAAGGAAGTTGGGGATGATGTCTGTGGAGGGCATTTCCTAGAGCTGACCAGACAGCTACATTCATTTGCCATGACCTGCTTCTTCCCCACCTCTGATAGCAAAGCTGCTGCTAAGGGGGGGTGGAAATGGCAAACATCCCAGCAGGGTCTTTTGGACTCATTTCTCCCTGTCATCTGTGCCAGTAATGGCACTAGTACCCCTGCTGCATCAGGCTGGCCCGAGCACCCCCCTAGCTAGCTGGTAATCCTCACATATCTGCATTTCTGGTTTCTCAGAGGGAGATCTACCCACCTGAAGATGAGCGCCAGGTAAATatgctgccttcccctcccatgaCCTTTGCTGAGGATATGTCCCAGCTCTGGAGGCCTCTGCTGAGCCCCTCTACCCTATGACATCTGCTAACCTACCCCCCACAGGTCATTGGGGTTAACAGCCACTGGGAGGTTGGATCTACACCTCTGGGGCCATGCTGGGGTAGGTTGCCTTTGGCAGAGCAGGATGAAGCTCTCCCCCCACCATTGCCTTCAGAGCATCGTGTGGCCAAAACAGCTGCTTTGACCCTTCGCTAGGCGTGCTGCTGCAGTCAGGGAGTTACCTGGTGTCTCCAGGTGCTTGATAATTGTCCCTGTCTGAATCGCTCCCATCCCAGGACTCAGCTGGCATTTGGAGAAGCAGTTTGTTGAGTGCCTGGCGGGTTTGGGACCAGCCAGAGGGGTCTGTTTGTcgtgctcctccccctccacgaGATCCACACTGAGTGAGTTACAAGCTCCAATAGCTGCAGCAGCATCTTGAGTCACTCTAAGCACTAGAAGGCAACAAGAGCTCTCCCACCTCCACCAGCTATGCTGCGGGCTCGAGGGAGACCTGGGAGGGAGATGGTACCTGGGGGCTGTGGCACGGGGGCGTGAAGCGGGTGAACAATAATGCTTACTGACCCTGCCCATCCTGTCTGCGCCACAGAGGAAGGAGCTGGAGGATTTCAAGGAGCGGATGCGGAAGAGACATGAAGAGCGGCTCCTGCGTGCagcccaggagtgacagcaagctggattgagggggagggagcatggcCTGGGGGGGAAGAACCCCCCAACACCCGGCTTCACGTACTGTCTGTGCAAGTCACCACCCCTTGGCACTGGCTCAGCTGCCCTCCATGGAGAACTCCAGGCATGGGGAGCAGCAGATGTGATGGCAGGGGGGTTAATAGCAAATAGAGTAATCAGGGGGCAGGCGAGGGCGGGGCTTTGCACATGCTTGTTAATTAACCCTCACAGCCCTTCTGGGCCGGAGAGAAGGAGGCTGAAAGAGAAACCTGCCCAAGCAAGTCCCTGCCCTTCACTGCCAGTTTCCCACTAGTAAAGGGGGCCGTGAGGTGCAGTTAAGAGGCAAGTGCTTTGAGCTGCTCAGCTAGGGGGAGCTGGGGAAGGGCTGTGTTGcatgagcagggcagggggctggggccagtgTCAGGAATGCAAGCTTGGCTGGGTTTCGCCTTTGGTGTTTTGGGGCGGGCTGGCAGACTAAcgtgggaggcagggagatggagcTCCTCGGCTGGCTGGCAGCACTCTGGGGGAGGATGGTggagcctggcccagcagggtTATGGAGACGCTTTCTGGAGAGAGGGATGGGCCAGCCCTCTGGAGAGCACAGTGTGTTCCAGCTCTAGGATTGCCCTGGAGCTGTCTGACTCCGTCCTCTCCTGCTGGGACCTGCCTGGATTACGTGGCTTTTCCAGTCTCTGCTGTGTGTTCCTTCACGCCCTGCTCAAACGCAACATCCATGAGGGGGTGAACCCCGTTCTGCTGAGGTGTCTTGACTTTGGCCGCCACCGAGCGTGTGGAAGAGTCTTCCAGTGACTGCACCCCCTCTGTTGGGAGCACGTCCTCTGCGTGTCTGTGTCCTGGCCTCGCCACCTTCTTGCTTGAGGAACTGACTAATAAAATTCTCCACCACCAGGTCATGTGCTGACCCCCCCCTTTGCCTCTGGGCTCTTCTCTTTTGGCTGCTCTCAGGGCTGGAGACAAGTCCCTTGGTGCAACATCTTCCCTCTTGCTCTGTCTTCTGTGCACTGAGGCCACTCGCTCTTGCACCCTGGCTACGGTATTAGATGCccctttgggctgtgtctagctggctgctccctgcggCCTGCCCAGGGTTCTCTGATGGGATGCGTTTCAGGGCATTGGCCCAAATGCATGTACATATGCTAAACACCAGGGCTTAGGGGAGCCTTCCTGTGTGTATGTACTCCCTGTGCTCTTTGGGCCCCGGGCTGTGCTGCCAGCCCGTCTGCACTGCCGGGAGCAACTAAGCATGTGGGCGTAGACAAGTCTCTCGGCTTTgggctccagccacagcagctgcccttcccctctcgcCTTGGGAGCAGAGCCGACCCAAGGCAGGGCTGTCGCCGGAGCCTGCAGGCAGCTTTGCAGGGTCCCATTGTTCGTGGCAGGCCTTTTAATGTCAGTGGGAGAAAGGCCTGGGCTGGGAAAGCCCATTCCCTCTGGCCAGGCTGTAAACGTCacttccctttcctccctcgtATCCCTTAGCAGCCTGCCAGGTAGGGAGCGTGGATGTTCCAAAGAGCGGgactcctgctgcccagcccagggctgcgaggttggggctgggctcccgcc includes these proteins:
- the PET100 gene encoding protein PET100 homolog, mitochondrial isoform X4; its protein translation is MGVKLEVFRMVLYLSFPVAMFWISNQAEYFEEYVIKRKREIYPPEDERQDSAGIWRSSLLSAWRVWDQPEGSVCRAPPPPRDPH
- the PET100 gene encoding protein PET100 homolog, mitochondrial isoform X5; this translates as MGMVLYLSFPVAMFWISNQAEYFEEYVIKRKREIYPPEDERQDSAGIWRSSLLSAWRVWDQPEGSVCRAPPPPRDPH
- the PET100 gene encoding protein PET100 homolog, mitochondrial isoform X6: MGVKLEVFRMVLYLSFPVAMFWISNQAEYFEEYVIKRKREIYPPEDERQRKELEDFKERMRKRHEERLLRAAQE
- the PET100 gene encoding protein PET100 homolog, mitochondrial isoform X2, which encodes MVGRALGRGRGRPCCVPTWAETPCSVPRKMVLYLSFPVAMFWISNQAEYFEEYVIKRKREIYPPEDERQRKELEDFKERMRKRHEERLLRAAQE
- the PET100 gene encoding protein PET100 homolog, mitochondrial isoform X3, coding for MGHPLESSRLQHSMKHWAAQQEMVLYLSFPVAMFWISNQAEYFEEYVIKRKREIYPPEDERQRKELEDFKERMRKRHEERLLRAAQE
- the PET100 gene encoding protein PET100 homolog, mitochondrial isoform X1, which translates into the protein MGHPLESSRLQHSMKHWAAQQEMVLYLSFPVAMFWISNQAEYFEEYVIKRKREIYPPEDERQDSAGIWRSSLLSAWRVWDQPEGSVCRAPPPPRDPH